AATGAGCATTGAACAAAATGTACGTTTTTGTTTGAGTTTCACATTGACCTGCTATAAAGCAGTGTTTCTGAACACGAAGGAGAATCATCGACAGCTCCTTTGTGAGTCTGCAGTAAACAATGCGAGAACTATTACATGATGGAGATAACCAATTAAAGTCTAATTTAATATATACATATGGCTGTTTTTAGGATGCTGTCTAATAAAGGTATTctgtatatattatgtatttaaagttttataTTATGGGTGCAAGGATTTTTGTTTCCGTTTGCATACTTATGAAGTAAATCATTTCATTCTTTGTATTATCTCCTAAgtgtttcatttatatatatatatatatatatatatatatatatatatatatatatatatatatatatatatatatatagtaacacagccaCCACTCACAGTCATTCGTTGCACCTTTAAAAATGAACATAGAAATTGAGTTTTTGTGAGCTGAAgctctatttttaataaacaaaataaacaaaacacctagctccgtttggAGTGCTGACTACCCACATCAGGAACCTTTTCTAAcgagctaagctgtttaccagctaaaaacacaaaacatactgtacaatgaaaaTTTTCACTCTTGTGTTTTCTTAGCCACTGTTGTAGCAATCAACCCACTGAATGGAACAAATATCAAGGAATATCGTCTTATTTGAATGGGCCAGTATGAGAACTCCTTCGTACTCCCAGGTCAACCTTCTCAGCccagaaaataacaaaacaaataatacaaataaaattatgagaatttcaattacaaatgtatttttgtcgtCCATACAAATCATTGATAAGAACCTCCTGCACAGCATGCTAGTTGGTGTGTGCCGGTTCCTGCTAGCTATCAGGAATGAGATGAGTTTGCTTGATAATGTTCCATTCAATGGGTTGATAACAATCAGATCGAGTGGCTTTTCCACTGCTTCAGACCTGTGCCTGCCAGTTTCAATCACTGGGACCTTGCACTGAAGTTGAAGGCGATCAGGTAGAATCTGCctgcatttaaataaatcatcCCCATGCTTACGGGACTAAAAATCCAACGTATTAATAAAGGGTTTTCTATACCCTTCTTTCACCTAATTCATTCACAGGGACAGGATAATGGATTTTGCTGCTGTTGATAAATATGGGCTGTACCTCACACGCAATAAGCCTAATGAGAGCTTTCTGACTCACAGTGATGTGGATCTGTCTGCAGGAACCGCCAAAGACCAGGGTACAGCATCATTTAATACAGACCAGGGTAAAGCATCATTTCATAGTAATATTTTTGTTAaacattcagaaaagaaaaatgatgtAACCTTATTATTTTGCTGCCCGCTCAGATTGGAATACATACCCCTAGAACTCAGATCCGCAGTGTCATGTTCTCGATTGTATGTGATGCGATGTGAATACAATTAATGCATGGATTGTGAAACTGTGTGCTTGCTGTATGCTTGTATGTAACTGGCACTTGCTCCTGCCTTCTTGCAACCACATTTGCTCCTGAAATATCGAATCATGTTTTGGGGAATATCTCTGCATGTATAAGATGTGTTTATAAGAATTCATATTCAACCTGTGCAGGTGCACTAGGGGTAGCACGGAATAGAACACCTCAGAAAATGGTAGTGGACTAATCGCACGTCACCTGactgtgaagtgattgtgaagcgTGCCGTTTCAGACAGACGGAACTGCAGTTGCGGTTCctatttattaacatttaaatgaCATTTCTGAACATAGATAAATGGATTATAAAAATACCAAGACGTTTTCAAATATAGCAAACAAACAGTAGTGTGTTACAAGATAGAAAACACCAGACATCCAATCATACATGAGTTTTTAATGACTACTAGACTCAACTATTCGACCCCTAAGGCACACTACACTGGCTGTGCTATGGACAGTAACATCTTATATGGAAACAACGCTTTTGCTCCCATATGTTCTGCTAAGGTTACTATCATACTTTCACAGGCACCATAAGTTTTTGTAGGAAATTAAACTGGATACTTTATAACTGAAAGCTCTGTAGATATATTATGAATTTACTTTACAAAGAACCCCATTGTGCccttgcttttttatattttatttggtttttatttaaaaaatatgatacCCCAGCCCTGGATACAAAAACAAGTAACATAAATAATGATTGCTCAATACTTTTGATTGTTGCACTATAGTTAGAAATGGATTTCTGGTTGCTTACCATAGTCAGACTTCTGACTCCCACTGTGTCTTAATGCTTTAGACAGAGTCTCCACTGAGAGACAGAGCAGTACATGCACACAGAAAAGCCTGAGGGAGGAGAAGAGCATTCGCATCACTGtcagacaaacaaataaaatccAAGATGCCTGCGGAAGTCTCTCTGAAACACAAGCAAAGCTAGTCCTCATAAGAAAAAAGGTGAGAATCATAAATACTAGTTTGTTCTGGCAAACCAATTCTCTTCAAATGTTTTGCACTCACATGTTTGAAAGTTCAATTGCTCAGCACTGTATGTATGTTCAAATTGTAATGGTATTAATCCACGTGTCCATGCACTAGCTCTGGCCCAGCGGGTTTAAACATCTTTTGCACTTGATCTTGCACTTTGTGAAGCAGAGCTGAAGGTTCAATGGgccaaaataaatcagaaaataaaaactaatattACCACTCATTATAAACTCAGCATCCGTAAGAAATATTTTAGGAAAATGAATTCCTGTAGTTTTCAATGTAGTTAAGcaatctgagaaaaaaaaaatgttatatacatacaatataaatAGTGTGGTCATTGGTCAAAACTGTTTTGAAAGCCACAAAAACCACACCCACTGACTCATACAGCTCTGCTTCTGAATATTCCTTTCAGCTGCAGTATAATCCCCTAATACTTTGAATTATTTGCAGATTAAAACAGTTATTGAAGACATGCATCAATAATATATCATGTCATCCCAATCCCTAATGACCCTGACAAGAATGATGAGTTTCTGCTTTGCTTTGGCTGATAACCACACTGGGGTTTTTAAATTGTATGTTTAATAAATAGATGGCTCCCtaataattattttttctgcTGTATTCTGTTCTGTAGAACCTTGTTTATAGTAGTTACAACAACTAAGTTCCATTGTCAGTGCTTTCCAGTAATCATGTCACTGTTTCACTACCGCACACTTTGAGATGCTGTCTTCACAGATTGTATACAACAGTTTCCTATGGTACAGTACTTCCAGTTAAGTTCCATTCCTGTAGTTGTCCAGTAAGAATGGCCTGTTTCGCTGCCGCCTGTTTTGCTGCCTGATTACtgtgttacaatgttattatgcatagttacaatgtacttaatgtgtaaatgttttttgcacaatacaaacctaaccctaaatgatttacacattaagtacattgtaactatggataataacattgtaagtatgtataagtatacatgtatttactaagtaactactatataaatacacagtaattagacacacttaatgtaaagtgttaccgattaTGTTTACAAACTATTCCCCCCTTTCCAGTTTGACTTGATTTACAcctactgtattctttttttaacagaaaaacagaaatggCAGAAGAGTGCAGGGCAGTACCCCAGTGGAAATGAGTATCACCAGGATCACAGAACTCCCCAAAAGCAGTAGTAGACAGGCTACTCAGAAATGTAAGACTGTAGTATTCAGAGCCCAGGATGTGGGAAAAAGTGACAGCTCATTCAAATGCAAATCCTATTCCGAAACACTGAATAACCACACTCCCAAGTTTGCTGGGCAAAGCCATAAAGCTTTCAAAATGACATTTAGTATCCAAGGAGTGCAGTGGCAGCCTGCCAGAGAGCAGACTGCAAGCTTTAGATTTGGTGGATCAGTCATCAGAAAATAAACTACAGACTGCATTGAGCGGGACAAGGGTCAGATATTACTAAAGCATATGTTTTATCAAATGCTAAAAATAATGTCtcagtccattaaaaaaaaaaagagatctcGGTTCACTTTAAAGAGATCTCGGTTCACTTTAAAGAGATCTCGGTTCATTTTATCTACgtatttattttcctgttttctttaaTTAGATCCAGTGCTTCAAACAGCCCCCTCGGTGAAGGAAACGggtcagatttttaaaaaaagaaaacagcagttaAATCAGCAAAACCTGATATATTTGTTTCTGATCCCAGGTGCTGAAACACATTTCCCCAAACAGCAGAGCAAACCCTTTATTACTATTCCTTTCTAATACACACAGTACTTTCAACGATGGAAGCAaagattgtgtgtgtgcgtgaaggTATACTACAACATACTACAATAATGTCTGATTGTTCAAAAAGAATATGTTATGTGACATAACATCAACACTTGTAACAGAGGTCAGATGTACTTTTTGGTGACAGAAACTATTTTTTTATCATCGCAGTGCCTTTGGCCATGAACAGTTTCCCGCACAGTGCTGTATGAGGTGTGCATCTTTTATTTACTGTACCCTAAACAGTATTGTTCCCATCATGAATCCAGTCCTATGTGTGCACACTGGGCAACCCAGTTCTTATGTACAGCTGTAGCCTTTAATTGAAGCAAAGAGCCATGATCAGTTGTAAAAGTCATGTAGTGTAATTTTGCACgggtaaagaaaaataaatgcaatataaatATTGTTTATTACATCAAAGCTGCATTGAAATGTTACcagttacaataataataataataataataataataataataataataataataataattaaaccacaAAGCAAAAATTACTTTGAAGTTATTTATTCACAGCATAATTTGTGGTGATCGTTGTTTCTATTTGCTATGAGCCAATAGTGAATTAAGGGGTGAGTCTTGCATTTCTGTAATAGAAATAAACCTACTGCAAATTGATATATTGATCTAAATTGTCTTGGTGTTCAACCCAATCTATAGGtaacttttttgttgtttgtcttttacAATAACTTAACAGGTATCATGTATGttgtttttcaaatattttttaaagatgttttatcaattatatattatataattgatAATGCCATTGTACATtatcattttaattgtgtttaaagTATATGCATGCATGTTCATTTTTACATAATTTTAAACAGATGCCAAAATAAATGCCAAATGAAATCCTGGCTTGTGTTTTTATGAAACCATATGCCAGTTTTCAATAGACAGAGTATTGTTTTACTTTTCAGAAGAAAAATGTCTTAACAAAATGATTAAAGAACTCCATAGAAATAAACGTAAACCAGTACTTCAACACTTACTTGACTTCCAAACTAGTTTGTATGTGGTGAGGTTCTTCATGTTAATTAAATACATCCCAGAAGAAAGGGCAAATTGTACTTTAAATCTGTTTGTACTAAATGCAAATATAACATGTATCATTTATCTTTATGATCTTTCAATTCAAAACACTGTTCTGACAATTTGGAATTTCCCTTCAGATTGCCCTATTAAATCCCCTGATTCCAAACATACGATCCATTATTTAAACTGTTCTTGCACTGCTCCAGTATAACAGTTTTAATTTAAATGAGTTCCCAAGAATTTAACTGTCACCCCTctttgaaaaatacaaaaaggcaCAGTATGGTAAAATAAAGTGTCCTGAATTAAGTACACAAACAACTCAAACAAATACCTTTCCAGAAATAATATACTCATTTAAAGGAACTTCTTAATAATGTAATGCAAATCGTTTCCAGGTTCATTAACAGATCTCAGGGTTATTAAcatcatggtaaaagcatagcaagatGTAATGAAGTATACATCAGTAAAAAACAAGTGAAGATAGATCATTCACATGTGGTAAGCACAACACAGCAAAGAACATGTCTGCACATATACGTGGTGGATCCCATTAATGCCAATGAAGGTGTATTGGTATTAGTCAGATTAAATCTAATTTATAGAATTactttttgtatatatttgtaaaagAAAGTGATTCTGTATAACTCAATTCAACGATGTTGTGCTTCAATACCTCCATCTAGTGGTGTATTATAGGAACAGCAATTATAATTTGTAATTCTGCCAGTGGATTTTGCTGGAGTGCAATCTATACAATACCATCTTTCCGATACTTTCgtcttttttttctgtggatgCAGTCTGGAACAATGTCATTTATGGTTTGAGCAGTTAGATTAGAAAGCAACTTGTCTGTGTCTTTCGCTTATTTCATTTGGACCCTGAACACCTGCTAGACGGAAACAGCGACCTGATGCCCCATATGGTATTTAATAATCAAGAGTGCCGATTTGAAGTGTTGGATTTCATCTGTGGAGCGTGTTTACAAGCAAGCACAATATTACTTGATGAGCGCGTTCACAAAGACGTCAATCACTGCACCACTGCATAGCATCTTCGTAACGTATGGCACAGCTTTGAAATGCGCATTGCATTGTATAGTAAATAAGCACATCACGTTATTTAAATCCAATGCAGGACAGATTCATCTATATTATGCGATGTAATATTGTTTCAAATGTagacaaaatgtataaataacaACAGCCACAGCCAGGGCCATCACCAGACATTCcaccgaggtcaaacttaggtttcaaactatagctggcagtatttatatgcttggtatttactattcagcctccaaatctatgttacacgggaAACCAAAAGAGATAAtcaaggagtcttttgtactttaccagaatttttacatgagcatcagcattgatgatgacaaaaaaaaaaaaaaaaaaaaaaaaacgaggacACGACCTCAGTGTTCTCTTAGCTAGTTACGACCATGGGCAcagcgcacacacatacacatacacacacacacacacacacacacacacagccgggAGGTATAGATAAGACAATGCTATCTGTGGAAACATTGCTGAAAGCAACTAGACAAGGCAAGAACATACGGCAGGCGAAGCAACACGTCAATAATTTACAATCAAACCAGTTGTGTCTGTACAATCCAGCAGCTCCCAGCCCTGGTGATGGGAGTTTTGTTTGCTAAACGTTGACATGAGTGGAAGCATAAACTTGAAAACAGTGTACACATGTGTATATCTAgtgatttttttcaatattatacaGGGCTCTTCATACAGATGCTGTTGGTCTTCATCATGCAAGTGTGTGAATTGCAAGACTATTGATAATTCAAACATGTATCCCTTCCCAGTAACATAATGCTGAATATCATACTGCCATCTAGTTCTCATGATGATGCTAATCTTAATAAAAGATTTTGCATGACATTCATTTTGACAATGCGTAGCAGCATTGCTTATGGAAGAGGAAGGTTGGCTAAGCAAAAATAGTGAAACTTTTGCACAGAAACAGGAGCAGTTTAGACTGCCGGCCTTTTACAGTATAACATGCTGCAAGCTTTACACAGGAACAAAATCCAGTGCGGAATCCAGTGCAATAttctgtgttggggtccagtcgCAACCACGGGCACAATATTCTACTGACAGCACCCACAGCAAACACTGGTAAACACTGCTTGACTGTCCCAGGGTGTCTTTGggtgctctctgctctctggaaAGTGCTGTTGAGATGTTGATGGGAAGCTGCAGGAGGAGGCTTCCAGTCACTGAAGATGAATTCTCTTCCTCTCTCAATCCCTGTGGAGTAAAAAGTGCAGTCACTATCCAAAACAACATCTGGAAAACAAAGCGTTCACATGCCCTAAGTATTTAAAATCCTTCCAAATATCTGCCATGTCTTGACATTGAGTGTCATAGCTGATTTACCAAATGACTGTAGCCTGTTGTCAAAATGGTTCTCAAGGAAGGATTTGGGAGGTCAGTGTTTTTTAGGAATGACTATTTcaaaatgttctgtattttagcTCTTCTTGTGAGGTATTAAAGTTTGTTCAATTGCAATGAACAGGTCTCTATTTGCATATGTTACATTGTGTTAAAGACTTTGTCCACTAGATGCCACTGTTTCCTCATTTATCATCATATCAGCATTCAGGTACTGGATCTCTGCGCTAAGGTACGACTATAGAAGGCACTATCCACTATTGACCAGTGATTGACAGAATTTGTGGGCAACAGAAGAAACTATTATTGCTCATGTGTATTAGCCAAAATGGTTATGAGTTGAAGTCTAAGGGGTATGTCTTCATATACTACAATACAATATTGTATAACTGATGTCAGCATGGCAGAATAAGACACACGtctcattattattgttgatGTGCAATCATGTGGCTATACCATCATATAGATAGATGAC
The DNA window shown above is from Acipenser ruthenus chromosome 17, fAciRut3.2 maternal haplotype, whole genome shotgun sequence and carries:
- the LOC131698003 gene encoding uncharacterized protein LOC131698003; protein product: MGNAGLEERSEQDNELSASLSVSAPKEYSSYRSPLNRKELHPVCTFAGENVHSFLSGARYNRDRIMDFAAVDKYGLYLTRNKPNESFLTHSDVDLSAGTAKDQGTASFNTDQDRVSTERQSSTCTQKSLREEKSIRITVRQTNKIQDACGSLSETQAKLVLIRKKKNRNGRRVQGSTPVEMSITRITELPKSSSRQATQKCKTVVFRAQDVGKSDSSFKCKSYSETLNNHTPKFAGQSHKAFKMTFSIQGVQWQPAREQTASFRFGGSVIRK